CTGCCATTACCTTGGTCGTCGTGTCGTACTCATACTGCCATTACTCGAGTCGTCGCGTTGTTCTCGAACTGCCATTGTCGGGCTGCTGCGTTGTAACTTGATACACCACCCGTGCCGGTTATTCGCCGCCCCGACGAATTGGGAGGTATGGCTACCGTGTTAGAATTTACGAGTCCGGCAGAGGAGTTTCCGCTGGGAACTATTTTCGAAAACTTGCCGGGAGTCACGATCGAACTCGAGCGACTCATCCCGCACGAAATCCTGATTATCCCCTATTTCTGGGTCCGGGGTGCGGAAGCCGATGATATCGAGGCCGCATTCGAAGCTCATGCTGGCGTGGTCAGTGTCGATCTCATCGACAGCGTCGATAGCGAGTTTCTCATGCGGGCGGAGTGGGAGGAGTCGTACTTCGGTATCCTGAGCGCGCTCGCCAAGACCAACGTCGCCGTCCTCTCCGGGATCGGGACGAGAGACGGGTGGCGCTTCGAGGTTCGAGGCGAGAGTCGCGACACAATCAGCGAGTTCCGGACCAGTTGCCAGGAACACGACATCCCCATCGAAATCACCGCCGTACACGCGTTGCTCCCGGTACAGGGCGACGGCTACGAGTTGACCGACACCCAGCGAGAGGCGCTGGTGCTGGCGTACGAGCATGGGTACTTCAACTCACCGCGTGAGACGTCGCTCCAGGACGTTGCTGACGAACTCGGTATCACCCAGCAGTCGCTTTCGTCTCGACTCAGGCGCGGCCATCGCCGACTCATCGCCGGAACGCTCGCTAATCCGTAGACCCGGTCGGAATGATCGGTAGACCGGTATTAGTACCTTCTGTATAATCA
This region of Natronosalvus halobius genomic DNA includes:
- a CDS encoding helix-turn-helix domain-containing protein, with product MATVLEFTSPAEEFPLGTIFENLPGVTIELERLIPHEILIIPYFWVRGAEADDIEAAFEAHAGVVSVDLIDSVDSEFLMRAEWEESYFGILSALAKTNVAVLSGIGTRDGWRFEVRGESRDTISEFRTSCQEHDIPIEITAVHALLPVQGDGYELTDTQREALVLAYEHGYFNSPRETSLQDVADELGITQQSLSSRLRRGHRRLIAGTLANP